One window of the Prinia subflava isolate CZ2003 ecotype Zambia chromosome 1, Cam_Psub_1.2, whole genome shotgun sequence genome contains the following:
- the LOC134562815 gene encoding probable G-protein coupled receptor 141: MLNSCITQQNHSSNGTVPDSSEKLHAVLIILYIINLAGGTLGVIMMSQQLFQRRSQSVMTMIITSLLVLHSFMLLSIPFRLSYYILGEWKFGRFACRLASAIIYLHMYATFAFYVAIVTARLLRLELRRCCTAAWVGAVWLLGALVITPVLLSYYGTSKMYRPSECFQFHRELREAHMVIANYCLAGILVAVCAVLTGIQLAVIYRAALKYWPDINSRVEFRAQAKSFFFILVTLVCFMPHHVFRVYYIQNYNLDKDHKLLLYNEVFLALATMCCLDMLCFIAGIAHRTVNQEVQLQCVNTGF, from the coding sequence ATGCTTAACAGTTGCATAACCCAACAGAACCATTCCTCCAATGGCACAGTGCCAGACTCCTCAGAGAAGCTCCACGCTGTTCTGATAATCCTGTACATCATCAACCTGGCTGGTGGCACCCTCGGGGTCATCATGATGTCCCAACAGCTGTTCCAGAGGAGATCACAGTCTGTGATGACCATGATCATCACCAGcctcctggtgctgcacagcTTCATGCTCCTCAGCATCCCCTTCCGCCTCAGCTACTACATTTTGGGGGAGTGGAAATTCGGGAGGTTTGCATGCCGGCTGGCGAGCGCCATCATCTACCTGCACATGTACGCCACCTTCGCCTTCTACGTGGCCATCGTCACAGCCCGCCTGCTCCGCCTGGAGCTCCGGAGGTGCTGCACCGCGGCCTGGGTGGGGGCTGTCTGGCTGCTGGGAGCGCTGGTGATCACCCCTGTTCTCCTCTCCTACTACGGCACCTCCAAGATGTACCGCCCCTCCGAGTGCTTCCAGTTCCACAGGGAGCTGCGGGAGGCTCACATGGTGATCGCCAACTACTGCCTGGCTGGGATCTTGGTGGCAGTGTGTGCCGTGCTCACCGGAATCCAGCTGGCTGTGATctacagagcagctctgaaatACTGGCCTGACATTAACTCTCGCGTGGAATTCAGGGCTCAGGCAAAGAGTTTCTTCTTCATCCTGGTAACATTAGTCTGCTTTATGCCTCATCATGTATTCAGAGTGTATTATATCCAAAACTACAACCTCGATAAAGACCATAAGCTACTCCTATACAATGAGGTTTTTTTAGCTTTAGCAACAATGTGCTGCCTGGATATGTTGTGCTTCATAGCAGGAATAGCCCACAGAACTGTGAACCAGGAAGTCCAGCTGCAGTGTGTCAATACTGGCTTttga